The following are from one region of the Candidatus Atribacteria bacterium ADurb.Bin276 genome:
- the rplY gene encoding 50S ribosomal protein L25 codes for MPGIYYAQESKEGNTIMLKVQESELKRVLKIPGATHQLLNISIDGNIHRGIIKNLQRNPIKEQVLHIDFYGVRADQKITLKVPLMFKGEAPGVKAGGTLEQVMQEVEIECLPDVIPEFIEVDINGLEIGDAVHLKNVKVPEEIELTENLEDVVVVVTPPVVLEEEVPEEEIETPEPEVVKKGEKKEKEAEED; via the coding sequence GTGCCCGGGATTTATTATGCTCAAGAAAGTAAAGAAGGCAATACGATTATGTTAAAAGTTCAAGAAAGTGAGTTAAAAAGAGTCTTAAAGATACCGGGAGCAACCCACCAGTTATTAAATATTTCTATCGATGGTAATATTCATCGAGGGATTATCAAGAATCTTCAGAGGAATCCCATTAAAGAACAGGTTTTGCATATTGATTTTTATGGGGTACGAGCCGATCAGAAGATTACTTTAAAAGTACCACTTATGTTCAAGGGTGAAGCACCGGGAGTTAAGGCAGGTGGTACTCTGGAACAGGTTATGCAAGAAGTTGAAATTGAATGTTTGCCTGACGTCATTCCCGAATTTATTGAAGTTGATATCAACGGCCTGGAAATCGGTGACGCAGTTCACCTTAAGAATGTCAAAGTTCCAGAAGAAATTGAACTTACTGAAAACCTTGAAGACGTTGTTGTGGTTGTCACACCTCCCGTAGTTTTAGAGGAAGAGGTTCCAGAAGAAGAAATTGAAACACCCGAACCAGAAGTGGTTAAAAAAGGTGAGAAGAAGGAGAAAGAAGCAGAGGAAGACTAA
- the pth gene encoding Peptidyl-tRNA hydrolase: protein MFLVVGLGNPGQKYQYSRHNVGFRIVDNLSEQRQWRWNESKRFQWCHGKIDSRELYLVKPLTYMNLSGLGLLSFLSFIAKSFEDKIIIHDELDLPPGRIRISHGGGTAGHKGVLSIAEYCNLEKFIRLRVGIGKPIQKDEITEYVLLKPPADEAAVLADSEKRSVEALICIVTHGVHYAMNRFNSISAS, encoded by the coding sequence GTGTTTTTGGTTGTCGGACTTGGAAATCCCGGTCAAAAATATCAATACAGCCGTCATAATGTAGGTTTTCGAATTGTTGATAATTTGTCTGAACAGCGTCAATGGAGATGGAATGAATCAAAACGCTTTCAATGGTGTCACGGTAAAATTGACAGCCGTGAGCTCTATCTGGTAAAGCCCCTTACTTATATGAACCTGAGTGGTTTGGGGCTTTTATCCTTTTTGAGTTTTATAGCCAAATCTTTTGAGGACAAGATCATTATCCATGATGAACTTGATCTGCCTCCAGGAAGAATCCGGATCAGTCACGGTGGCGGTACGGCGGGCCATAAGGGCGTTCTTTCCATTGCTGAATACTGTAATCTAGAAAAATTTATCCGTTTACGGGTAGGCATTGGAAAACCAATACAAAAAGACGAAATTACTGAGTATGTATTGCTCAAACCTCCTGCCGATGAAGCAGCTGTTCTCGCTGATTCAGAAAAGCGATCAGTCGAAGCCTTAATCTGTATTGTTACTCATGGCGTTCATTATGCCATGAACCGGTTTAACTCCATTTCTGCGTCATAA
- the mfd gene encoding Transcription-repair-coupling factor — MNISHFLQKITQQIRSSNRCSLSTIQPVRPFIARLLSRTNYSPIFYITASEEIKRKVFRQIESLSFLNQDGMMAIGVDFEEKYSGIVLQKTLREKKNLVIVLNVNELDQEVVELENFMSLSVLLEKGKEYQRDQLIDQFYRMGYERKDFVREKGDIAIRGEVVDVYPPDGIEPIRTYWLGNLLEKMKYFQADTQRTDHDLEHALVIPSDGEFKTVPLIKLIMEQAHLIFWDDVFIENTHLSHIPQVITGIVSRGDLPEMVITASRPPSFFGEIPKLIDELKENNWGKTYLIFPSEKIELFAAILDEEKISYARDIKKPSQIFLLKGFPAEGFMLPDLGFSVFTTQEIFGKDFTKPSKKRAESPIEEEMVSSLQPGDYIVHEEQGIGIFKGIKEMVLEGVHRVYLVIEYAAGDILYVPVESASLVQKYIGSGDVKPKISRLGKDEWGKAKQRVAQSIQETAQELLEIYALRNLEQGHAFSLNSTWHKQLELSFPYIETPDQKQAIIDVERDMESTRPMDRLICGDVGYGKTEIAIRAAFKAVMDGKQVALLAPTTILSEQHYLTFKERLKRFPVRIAVINRFKSMLEQKQIVEGIKNNEIDILIGTHRLIQKDIQFHDLGLVIIDEEQRFGVMHKERLKKMKSTVDVLTLTATPIPRTLYLSLTGIRDISVIETPPEGRKPVHTVVASRSQKMIKEAIQYELERKGQVFYVSPRIKSLMKIYEELVLLFPECQIGIAHGRLSGPDLEKVMEKFYNAEIDILLCTTIIEIGLDVPNANTLIVDPATLFGLSQLYQLRGRIGRFDREAYAYLFYPKRLTHEAQERLDALLEFEGLGTGYKLALRDMEIRGAGNILGQAQHGFIQEIGFSLYTRMLQEEISRLKGENTETNLQTTIVLQENAFFPNWYMKQENERFSYYQRLLQAQKLNDIEDLRAEIEDRYGRLPREVETLLKITTLRYYGKIAQVDTIEEKNGEIYIGAPIEVLVSLNEKFRNHGVKGLLVNYHGKQTLRIPFQKLNSLLRLFDPMVGKG; from the coding sequence ATGAATATTTCCCATTTTCTTCAAAAAATTACCCAACAAATCCGATCTTCAAACCGGTGCTCACTTTCAACAATTCAACCGGTCCGACCTTTTATTGCCCGACTTTTATCCAGAACCAATTATTCTCCAATTTTTTATATAACTGCCAGTGAAGAAATAAAAAGAAAAGTTTTTCGGCAAATTGAAAGTCTTTCTTTTTTAAACCAAGATGGGATGATGGCTATTGGTGTTGACTTTGAGGAGAAATACTCAGGAATTGTTCTCCAAAAAACCCTACGTGAAAAAAAGAATTTAGTTATTGTCTTAAATGTTAATGAACTCGACCAAGAAGTCGTTGAGTTAGAAAACTTTATGAGTCTGTCAGTATTATTGGAGAAGGGAAAAGAATATCAGCGCGATCAATTAATTGATCAATTCTATCGAATGGGATATGAAAGAAAGGATTTTGTTAGAGAGAAGGGTGATATAGCCATTCGTGGCGAAGTGGTTGATGTCTATCCCCCCGATGGTATTGAACCAATAAGAACTTACTGGTTGGGAAACTTATTAGAAAAAATGAAATATTTTCAAGCCGATACCCAAAGGACTGACCATGATTTGGAACACGCCTTAGTCATTCCCAGTGATGGAGAATTTAAAACCGTACCCTTGATTAAACTTATAATGGAACAAGCTCATCTCATTTTTTGGGATGATGTATTCATCGAAAACACTCATTTATCACATATCCCTCAGGTGATTACCGGAATTGTTTCGAGGGGAGACTTACCGGAAATGGTTATTACAGCTTCTCGTCCGCCTTCTTTTTTTGGAGAAATACCAAAATTGATCGATGAATTGAAGGAAAATAATTGGGGGAAAACCTATTTAATTTTCCCATCTGAAAAGATCGAATTATTTGCAGCGATCTTGGATGAGGAAAAGATCTCCTATGCTAGAGATATTAAAAAACCGAGCCAAATTTTTCTTTTAAAAGGTTTTCCGGCAGAAGGATTTATGCTTCCCGATTTGGGTTTTTCGGTTTTCACGACTCAGGAAATTTTTGGAAAAGATTTTACTAAACCGAGTAAAAAAAGAGCAGAATCACCAATTGAAGAAGAAATGGTGAGCTCACTTCAACCCGGGGATTATATTGTTCATGAGGAACAAGGAATCGGAATTTTTAAGGGAATCAAAGAAATGGTTTTGGAAGGGGTACACCGGGTTTATCTGGTCATTGAATATGCAGCTGGTGATATCCTCTATGTTCCAGTTGAAAGTGCTTCCTTAGTCCAAAAGTATATTGGAAGTGGTGATGTAAAGCCAAAAATATCTCGGTTGGGTAAAGATGAATGGGGAAAGGCAAAACAAAGAGTTGCTCAATCAATACAGGAAACTGCTCAAGAATTATTAGAAATATATGCTCTTCGCAACCTGGAACAAGGCCATGCTTTTTCTCTGAATTCTACCTGGCACAAGCAACTTGAGCTATCTTTCCCCTATATTGAAACTCCCGACCAAAAACAGGCAATTATTGATGTGGAACGTGATATGGAATCCACACGACCAATGGATCGGCTCATCTGTGGCGATGTGGGCTACGGGAAGACTGAGATTGCCATACGAGCGGCCTTTAAAGCAGTTATGGATGGAAAACAAGTTGCTTTGTTGGCACCAACAACCATTTTGTCCGAGCAGCATTATCTAACCTTTAAAGAGCGTTTGAAAAGATTTCCGGTACGAATTGCAGTTATAAACCGCTTTAAATCAATGCTGGAACAAAAACAAATTGTTGAAGGAATTAAAAATAATGAAATAGACATCTTGATCGGTACCCATCGGCTCATTCAAAAAGATATTCAATTTCATGACCTCGGGTTAGTCATCATTGATGAAGAACAGCGATTTGGGGTTATGCACAAAGAGCGGCTTAAAAAAATGAAATCAACTGTTGATGTCCTCACCCTCACCGCTACCCCGATTCCCCGAACCTTGTATCTGTCCCTTACCGGTATTCGGGATATCAGCGTTATCGAAACACCTCCTGAAGGCCGTAAGCCGGTTCATACCGTGGTTGCGTCTCGAAGTCAAAAAATGATCAAGGAAGCAATTCAATACGAACTCGAGCGAAAGGGTCAAGTATTTTATGTGAGCCCCAGAATTAAAAGCTTGATGAAAATTTATGAAGAGTTGGTATTACTCTTTCCTGAGTGTCAAATTGGAATTGCTCATGGACGACTCTCCGGGCCTGATTTAGAAAAGGTTATGGAGAAGTTTTATAATGCTGAAATTGATATTTTACTTTGTACAACAATTATCGAGATTGGGTTAGATGTTCCGAATGCCAATACTTTAATTGTAGATCCGGCAACTCTCTTTGGGTTGTCTCAACTCTATCAATTGCGTGGTCGTATAGGACGATTTGACCGAGAGGCTTATGCTTATTTATTTTATCCAAAAAGATTAACCCATGAAGCTCAGGAGCGCTTGGATGCTCTTTTGGAATTCGAGGGGTTGGGGACCGGCTATAAATTAGCCCTTCGTGATATGGAAATTCGAGGAGCAGGTAATATTTTGGGTCAAGCTCAGCATGGATTTATTCAAGAGATTGGTTTTTCCCTTTATACTCGAATGTTACAGGAAGAAATATCCCGGCTTAAGGGAGAAAATACTGAAACGAATCTCCAAACCACCATTGTTTTGCAGGAAAATGCTTTTTTCCCAAATTGGTATATGAAGCAAGAAAATGAGCGTTTTAGTTATTATCAACGTTTACTGCAGGCTCAGAAACTGAATGATATTGAAGATCTGAGGGCAGAGATTGAAGATCGGTATGGACGCTTACCAAGGGAAGTTGAAACTCTTTTAAAAATTACAACCCTGCGTTATTATGGTAAAATAGCACAGGTTGATACAATTGAAGAAAAAAACGGGGAGATTTATATCGGTGCTCCAATTGAGGTACTGGTCAGCCTCAATGAAAAATTCCGGAACCATGGTGTAAAAGGTTTGTTGGTAAATTACCATGGTAAGCAAACTTTAAGGATACCATTTCAAAAATTAAATTCATTGTTACGTCTGTTTGATCCAATGGTAGGGAAAGGATAA
- the mazG gene encoding Nucleoside triphosphate pyrophosphohydrolase — MDKMSDSEAKKYFGELIELVAILRSENGCPWDREQTRESLKPLMLEEMYEAFDAIDRKNEADLREELGDMLLHIVFQAQIGIEQGSFNIVDVLKQLIFKMKKRHPHVFGDIQVQNVDEVLLNWETIKEGEKERESMLSSIPPSLPALLRAQVIQSRVARVGFDWPNANEVWRKVIEEQNEFEEAWKSHDQESIEEEWGDLVFALVNLSRHLQLQPEDALQKASQRFAQRFHYMENEIKKQGKKIENLSLEEMDELWNKAKQEIKLIQNNQ; from the coding sequence ATGGATAAAATGAGTGATTCAGAAGCCAAAAAGTATTTTGGAGAGTTAATTGAATTGGTAGCAATCCTTCGAAGCGAAAATGGTTGCCCTTGGGATCGAGAACAAACTCGAGAAAGTTTAAAGCCACTTATGCTTGAAGAGATGTACGAAGCCTTTGATGCAATTGATCGAAAGAACGAAGCTGATTTAAGAGAAGAGTTAGGAGACATGTTGCTTCATATTGTTTTTCAAGCACAAATTGGAATAGAACAGGGTTCTTTTAATATTGTTGACGTTTTAAAACAGCTCATTTTTAAAATGAAGAAGAGACATCCTCATGTATTTGGAGATATTCAGGTTCAAAACGTGGATGAAGTTTTGTTAAATTGGGAAACCATTAAAGAAGGCGAGAAGGAAAGAGAGAGCATGCTTTCATCCATACCTCCAAGTTTACCAGCCTTACTCCGGGCTCAAGTCATTCAAAGCCGGGTTGCTCGGGTAGGGTTCGATTGGCCAAATGCCAATGAGGTTTGGAGAAAGGTAATTGAGGAACAGAATGAATTTGAAGAAGCCTGGAAAAGTCATGATCAAGAATCAATCGAAGAGGAATGGGGGGATTTGGTATTTGCATTAGTTAATCTCTCCCGGCATCTTCAACTTCAACCGGAGGATGCTCTTCAAAAAGCTTCCCAACGCTTTGCCCAACGCTTTCATTATATGGAGAACGAAATAAAAAAACAAGGGAAAAAAATTGAAAACCTCTCTTTAGAGGAGATGGATGAGTTATGGAACAAAGCGAAACAAGAAATAAAACTTATCCAAAACAACCAATAG
- a CDS encoding S4 domain protein: MRLDKYLKVSKLIKRRTQAQVACKNNRVYLNNHLAKSSSMVKVGDEIKIVSPVMMLRVKVLQIPVNNQYSDDLFSVIEQKKLETE; this comes from the coding sequence ATGAGACTGGATAAATATTTAAAAGTTTCCAAGTTGATTAAAAGACGAACTCAAGCTCAGGTTGCTTGCAAAAATAACCGGGTTTATTTAAATAATCACTTAGCCAAGTCATCATCAATGGTTAAAGTTGGAGATGAAATTAAGATTGTTTCTCCGGTTATGATGCTTCGGGTAAAGGTTTTACAAATACCGGTTAACAATCAATATTCTGATGACCTTTTTTCAGTAATTGAACAAAAAAAACTGGAAACGGAGTAA
- the eno gene encoding Enolase, producing MSTIFDVHAREILDSRGNPTVEAEVTLASGAFGRAAVPSGASTGTFEAVELRDGDKNRYLGKGVTKAVENVNEIIAPEIIGLDALDQAKIDKVLIDLDGTHNKGKLGANAILGVSLAIAKAAAEYAGLPLYRYIGGANACELPVPLMNILNGGKHADSGVDIQEFMIAPCGLKAFKDALRAGTEVFHHLAKVLKRRGYSVGVGDEGGFAPNLHSSDEALEVIIEAIQLAGYEPGKDVFLALDSAASELYKDGIYVFEREGARRNIDEMIEFYQELVEKYPIISIEDGLAEDDWEGWKKMTFAMGDKIQLVGDDLFVTNKERLIKGIKEKCCNSILIKLNQIGTLSETLETIEVAKKAGYTAVVSHRSGETEDTTISDLVVACNTGQIKTGSLCRSERIAKYNQLLRIEEELEEAAVFNGRDVFKVKGY from the coding sequence ATGAGTACAATTTTTGATGTTCATGCTCGAGAAATTCTTGATTCCCGCGGAAATCCTACAGTAGAGGCAGAAGTGACTTTAGCATCGGGTGCTTTTGGTCGGGCTGCTGTTCCTTCGGGAGCATCAACTGGGACTTTTGAAGCAGTTGAACTCCGTGATGGTGATAAAAACCGATATCTTGGCAAAGGAGTAACCAAAGCAGTAGAAAATGTGAACGAAATTATTGCTCCGGAAATTATTGGTCTCGATGCTCTTGATCAAGCCAAGATTGATAAAGTCTTAATAGATCTGGATGGTACTCACAATAAAGGAAAATTAGGAGCCAATGCGATCCTTGGTGTTTCCTTAGCGATTGCGAAAGCTGCAGCTGAATATGCTGGTCTTCCACTTTATCGGTACATTGGCGGTGCTAATGCTTGCGAGTTACCAGTTCCTTTGATGAATATCTTAAATGGTGGGAAGCATGCCGACAGTGGCGTTGATATCCAGGAGTTTATGATTGCTCCTTGTGGGTTAAAAGCATTTAAGGATGCTTTGCGAGCTGGAACTGAAGTATTTCATCACTTAGCAAAAGTTTTAAAAAGAAGAGGGTATTCCGTCGGCGTTGGAGATGAAGGAGGTTTTGCTCCAAACCTTCATTCTTCCGATGAGGCTTTGGAAGTTATCATCGAAGCTATCCAATTAGCGGGGTATGAACCAGGCAAAGATGTCTTTTTGGCTTTAGATTCGGCAGCATCTGAATTATACAAAGACGGTATTTATGTTTTTGAAAGAGAAGGTGCTCGTCGGAATATCGATGAGATGATAGAATTTTATCAAGAGTTGGTGGAAAAATACCCAATCATATCTATTGAAGATGGATTAGCCGAAGATGATTGGGAAGGTTGGAAAAAAATGACCTTTGCAATGGGTGATAAGATCCAGTTAGTTGGTGATGATCTTTTTGTAACCAATAAAGAACGCTTGATAAAAGGCATTAAAGAAAAATGCTGTAACTCCATACTCATCAAGCTCAATCAAATTGGTACCCTCAGCGAAACCTTAGAAACTATCGAAGTGGCAAAAAAAGCTGGTTATACTGCAGTCGTATCCCATCGATCTGGCGAAACCGAGGACACGACCATATCAGATTTAGTTGTGGCTTGTAACACCGGTCAAATTAAAACTGGCTCATTGTGTCGTTCGGAAAGAATTGCCAAGTATAACCAATTGCTTAGAATCGAAGAAGAGTTAGAAGAAGCTGCGGTGTTTAATGGGCGGGATGTTTTTAAAGTTAAAGGGTATTAA
- the ftsL_2 gene encoding Cell division protein FtsL — protein sequence MVSSYYYDGKTEPDVSHKIAFNWRKILFSIIFALILLSWCFGFTGKLIDYYNLLTEEAYLTHEEKRLYESIEHLNSEKQNLNQDWYIEKLAREKLNLAKPGEVLIKVVPSENP from the coding sequence ATGGTATCTTCCTATTATTATGATGGAAAAACCGAACCTGATGTTTCCCATAAAATTGCATTTAATTGGAGGAAGATACTTTTTTCAATTATTTTTGCTTTGATTCTTTTGTCTTGGTGTTTTGGTTTTACTGGGAAGTTGATTGATTATTATAATCTGCTTACCGAAGAGGCTTATCTTACCCACGAAGAAAAGCGGCTTTATGAAAGTATTGAACATTTGAACAGTGAAAAGCAAAATTTAAATCAAGATTGGTATATTGAAAAATTAGCCAGGGAAAAATTAAACCTTGCCAAGCCGGGTGAAGTATTGATTAAGGTTGTTCCCTCAGAAAATCCTTGA
- the yugI gene encoding General stress protein 13, with amino-acid sequence MSHPMIEVNDIVEGSVVGITKFGAFIELEDGKKGLIHISEISNQFVKDVNDFLKVNDKVKAKVIHISDDGKIDLSIKRLNEDEEYLEKLEKSKAMFEQKLNKFLKQSQDKLTDLKKHQENKRKFH; translated from the coding sequence ATGAGTCACCCCATGATTGAGGTGAATGATATTGTTGAAGGTTCGGTAGTTGGCATCACTAAATTCGGGGCGTTTATTGAATTAGAGGATGGGAAAAAAGGACTCATCCATATTTCGGAGATATCAAATCAATTTGTTAAGGATGTGAATGATTTTCTTAAGGTGAATGATAAAGTAAAAGCCAAGGTTATTCACATTTCTGATGATGGTAAAATTGACCTCTCGATAAAACGGCTGAATGAGGACGAAGAGTACTTAGAGAAATTAGAGAAAAGTAAAGCTATGTTTGAACAAAAGTTGAACAAATTTCTCAAGCAAAGTCAAGACAAGCTTACTGATCTCAAAAAACACCAAGAAAATAAACGCAAATTCCACTGA
- the odh gene encoding Opine dehydrogenase: MSAIDATHYAVLGAGHGGQALAGYLSLKGFKVNLYNRTPERLNSIKLMGGIQVEGEIQGFAPLNVVTPNIEEAIKDAEIIMVVVPATGQRFMAENLVPYLKNGQIIVLNPGRTGGALEFRQIFKERNVTAEVIISEAQTFLFASRISGPAQVKIFRIKNSIPVAAIPAYKTVEVVTALRKALPQFVPEDNVLKTSFNNIGAVFHPTLTILNAARIENTHGEFDYYIDGITPSVALILEAVDNERVKVAEALGIRAITAREWLYSAYDAFGRNLYEAIQNNPGYRGIRAPYTIFTRYITEDVPMSLVPISSFGKMLQIPTPTIDCMIQLANILHNRDYFVEGRTIEKLGLAGLSVKEIREMIVVETNSS; the protein is encoded by the coding sequence ATGAGCGCAATTGATGCAACTCATTATGCAGTATTGGGAGCCGGTCATGGCGGCCAGGCTTTGGCTGGATATCTTTCTTTAAAAGGTTTCAAAGTCAACTTATACAATCGAACTCCAGAACGATTAAATTCTATAAAATTGATGGGTGGTATTCAGGTTGAAGGAGAAATCCAGGGATTTGCTCCACTTAATGTTGTTACTCCAAACATTGAAGAAGCAATCAAAGATGCTGAAATTATTATGGTTGTTGTTCCGGCAACCGGTCAGCGCTTCATGGCGGAAAATCTCGTTCCCTATCTCAAGAATGGTCAAATTATAGTTCTTAATCCTGGCCGTACTGGTGGAGCGTTGGAGTTTAGGCAAATATTTAAAGAGCGAAATGTGACTGCTGAGGTGATCATATCTGAAGCTCAAACCTTTCTTTTTGCGAGTCGAATCAGTGGTCCGGCCCAAGTAAAAATTTTCCGAATTAAAAATAGCATACCAGTAGCTGCTATTCCAGCCTATAAAACCGTTGAAGTAGTTACTGCTCTTCGGAAAGCACTTCCCCAGTTTGTTCCTGAAGATAATGTTCTCAAAACCAGTTTTAATAATATTGGAGCCGTTTTTCATCCCACTTTAACCATTCTCAATGCAGCTCGCATTGAAAACACCCATGGTGAATTTGATTATTATATCGATGGTATTACCCCTTCAGTTGCTTTAATCCTCGAAGCAGTTGACAACGAGCGAGTTAAAGTAGCTGAGGCTTTAGGGATAAGAGCCATTACTGCACGAGAATGGCTCTACTCTGCTTATGATGCTTTTGGAAGAAACCTTTATGAGGCTATCCAGAACAATCCTGGTTACCGCGGAATCCGGGCTCCCTATACCATTTTTACTCGTTATATTACTGAGGATGTTCCCATGAGCCTGGTTCCAATCTCATCCTTTGGGAAAATGTTACAAATCCCAACTCCAACGATTGATTGTATGATCCAGTTAGCCAACATTCTTCACAACCGGGATTACTTTGTTGAAGGAAGGACCATAGAAAAGCTGGGATTAGCGGGACTTAGTGTAAAAGAAATACGGGAAATGATCGTGGTAGAAACCAACTCAAGCTAA
- the ddl_1 gene encoding D-alanine--D-alanine ligase, with product MSIKKILITFSKKIFEEREKNFYSNRLDLHGKTVSMVIEALTQKGWDCHQLNVDVPLAELVPSLSNQNANFVFNLAVCSAEIYDQAFLPSLLDALNIPYLGSNSTIHSFCLDRSLTKLSLRGIGIPTTSSIQWSPGDLLPDSLAYPYIIKSRFRNYCLKLSSDSIVNDQESLLKKAEEVFNQTGEKVLIEKFVEGREMVIGLWGNGNNPEVLPIMELNLSREKPLYDAEIESKKGYVDDISCPAKLSDEHKTMLESMAIKIFRELNLKDFSTFHLIFDQKENLPLFFEINALPLLHYKHSAFPEMCSHRGVDYRSMVQKLLQIAMERIRHERN from the coding sequence ATGAGTATAAAAAAAATCCTCATTACATTCAGTAAAAAGATATTTGAAGAAAGAGAAAAGAATTTTTATTCCAATAGACTCGATTTACATGGAAAAACAGTTTCTATGGTTATTGAAGCTCTGACACAAAAGGGTTGGGACTGCCATCAACTCAATGTAGATGTCCCGCTTGCAGAATTAGTTCCCTCTCTCTCAAATCAAAATGCAAATTTTGTTTTTAATCTTGCAGTTTGCTCAGCAGAAATATACGATCAAGCTTTCTTACCGTCATTATTAGATGCCCTGAATATTCCCTATCTTGGTTCGAATTCAACTATTCACTCCTTTTGCCTTGATCGGTCTCTCACCAAACTTTCCTTGAGGGGTATTGGTATTCCAACCACTTCATCTATCCAATGGTCACCTGGGGATTTACTACCTGATAGCTTAGCTTATCCTTATATAATAAAATCTCGTTTTCGTAATTATTGCCTTAAGTTATCGTCTGATTCAATAGTGAATGACCAGGAAAGCCTGCTAAAAAAGGCTGAAGAGGTTTTTAACCAAACCGGTGAGAAAGTATTGATTGAAAAATTCGTTGAGGGTCGAGAAATGGTGATCGGTCTCTGGGGAAACGGGAATAACCCCGAGGTTCTCCCTATTATGGAACTGAATCTTTCCCGAGAAAAACCCCTTTATGATGCCGAAATCGAAAGCAAAAAGGGGTACGTTGATGATATATCCTGCCCAGCAAAATTAAGTGATGAGCATAAAACCATGTTAGAAAGCATGGCCATAAAAATTTTCCGTGAACTAAACCTCAAAGACTTTTCTACCTTCCATCTCATTTTTGATCAAAAAGAAAACCTGCCTCTCTTTTTTGAAATAAATGCTCTACCGCTTCTCCACTATAAACATAGTGCTTTCCCGGAAATGTGTTCTCATCGCGGTGTAGACTATCGTTCAATGGTACAAAAGCTTCTTCAAATTGCTATGGAAAGGATAAGACATGAGCGCAATTGA
- the livK gene encoding Leucine-specific-binding protein precursor: MKRLLVIMLALFVVLAGTMVFAQEPIKIGIVMNLTGPWASIDNPSANGAKLAAEQINKAGGVLGRQIDLKVIDTKADEGETSAAVVRLVENEKVSALIGYGDTHWVNIAASMAKEYGVPFMTPGATHPRIPERFGAWLACFGDNAQASAIAEYAVKDLGLKRGVVWVDTAVDFSVAVCAFFADALKHYGGEVVYEDYFEVTWKDFSAMSARLKEYQDRGEVDFVYVGAIPDNCGLIAKQLRDNGVTIPMYGEDGFDTPLLVETGGEAAEGVIFATHVSLEDPSPIMQQFKADYQAMYGNPPENAFAALGYDAVKLMAKAIELVGSDAPEKIPEGLAQIKDFQGVSGTISYEGGSQIPNKSVSVIEVKDGKFVTVKQIAPEYLSDPTIAK; this comes from the coding sequence ATGAAAAGATTACTTGTTATAATGCTTGCGTTATTCGTTGTGTTGGCAGGAACCATGGTTTTTGCTCAAGAACCAATAAAAATTGGAATTGTTATGAATCTGACCGGTCCTTGGGCATCAATTGATAACCCCAGTGCTAATGGTGCGAAATTGGCAGCAGAACAAATTAATAAGGCTGGGGGTGTATTAGGTCGTCAGATAGATTTGAAAGTTATTGATACTAAGGCAGATGAGGGAGAAACCAGTGCTGCCGTTGTTCGACTGGTTGAAAACGAAAAAGTATCAGCTTTAATCGGTTATGGAGATACCCATTGGGTGAATATTGCCGCCTCGATGGCGAAAGAATACGGAGTTCCTTTTATGACTCCAGGAGCTACCCATCCTCGTATTCCTGAACGTTTTGGGGCTTGGCTAGCTTGTTTTGGAGATAATGCTCAAGCATCAGCAATTGCCGAATATGCAGTGAAAGACCTTGGGTTGAAAAGAGGCGTCGTTTGGGTAGATACCGCGGTTGATTTTAGTGTTGCTGTCTGTGCTTTCTTTGCCGATGCTTTAAAACACTATGGTGGTGAAGTTGTTTATGAAGACTACTTTGAAGTAACCTGGAAAGATTTTTCCGCCATGTCCGCTCGTTTAAAAGAATATCAAGATAGAGGCGAAGTTGATTTTGTCTATGTCGGTGCCATACCTGATAATTGTGGTTTAATTGCCAAACAATTGCGAGATAATGGAGTTACCATCCCAATGTATGGTGAAGATGGTTTTGACACGCCACTGTTAGTTGAAACCGGTGGAGAAGCTGCCGAAGGTGTCATTTTTGCTACTCACGTTTCATTAGAAGATCCCAGCCCAATTATGCAGCAATTCAAGGCTGATTATCAGGCCATGTACGGAAACCCACCCGAGAATGCTTTTGCGGCATTAGGATATGACGCAGTGAAATTAATGGCAAAAGCAATTGAATTGGTTGGAAGTGATGCTCCGGAAAAGATTCCAGAAGGTTTAGCCCAAATAAAAGATTTTCAGGGAGTATCTGGAACTATCAGCTATGAAGGTGGCAGTCAGATTCCAAATAAGTCAGTTTCGGTCATTGAAGTGAAAGATGGAAAGTTTGTTACAGTTAAACAAATTGCTCCAGAGTATTTGTCCGATCCAACCATTGCAAAATAG